A stretch of the Lytechinus variegatus isolate NC3 chromosome 5, Lvar_3.0, whole genome shotgun sequence genome encodes the following:
- the LOC121416141 gene encoding transmembrane protein 180-like produces the protein MNNDNLHSTHYIPVLHTQSQTEAITPYPNPRTVQTSERACPTYIQVNKTGVPFRMKNWVDRNAFAYSMTSLAAVLMNSIFRFYYVRLFTDYYHISESWFNVAQVVYMIWNAVNDPLFAYWQDNSNIKAFRSRRHAIMYGAPLFAICFLLPWFPWKTYEANEWIIGVHLTVSLCCYDALFTFVLLSHGALFAEISTRHEDRVRLTRYGQVASIVGSTSVLFSQFVSDNLNNFHAFQVWCVFVAFLSWAAMHYTGSNVRTRFELQPSGQGASGHLSMEKKSLSPSSQDGSLSLSYSQAKQIIFNRNFLIFVFINFCQIFHMNYGANFLAVFVTQLIPETDLSQFIRKALFGTTFILPQFLVLLLSIFVTRYGYYRIIVWSFYFKICSAIFMFLIGAQHTHIMVFFFIMDRSLPDAIFSFFNLCLSDIIDEDQLRNKRSSPLSSSVFGYNALFTKPASSLAPMMVVNILNRYSYQELQDEKLSLQHTTELKGTMFILACFIPIIIGSLQLLVWRNYTIRSSHISVAKHVE, from the exons ATGAACAATGACAATCTGCACTCGACACACTACATACCGGTACTGCACACGCAATCACAGACAGAAGCAATCACTCCATACCCAAACCCCCGGACGGTACAGACATCAGAGCGAGCGTGTCCTACATATATACAAGTGAATAAG ACTGGAGTACCATTCAGGATGAAGAACTGGGTTGATAGGAATGCATTTGCGTACTCCATGACCTCCCTGGCCGCTGTGTTGATGAACTCTATCTTCCGGTTCTACTATGTAAGACTTTTCACCGATTACTACCACATATCGGAGTCATGGTTCAACGTGGCGCAGGTGGTCTACATGATATGGAACGCTGTCAATGATCCATTGTTTGCATACTGGCAAGACAACTCCAACATCAAGGCATTCCGCTCCCGACGTCATGCCATCATGTACGGAGCGCCACTGTTTGCCATCTGCTTTCTCCTGCCGTGGTTTCCCTGGAAGACCTACGAAGCCAATGAGTGGATAATTGGAGTCCATCTCACGGTCTCACTGTGCTGCTACGATGCGTTGTTCACCTTCGTGCTCTTGTCGCACGGTGCCCTTTTCGCCGAGATATCCACCCGACACGAGGACCGGGTGAGATTGACCAGGTACGGCCAAGTGGCTTCCATTGTGGGCTCAACGTCTGTTCTCTTTAGCCAGTTTGTATCCGACAACTTGAACAACTTCCATGCATTCCAGGTCTGGTGTGTCTTTGTAGCCTTTCTCAGTTGGGCTGCAATGCATTACACAGGGAGCAACGTGAGGACACGGTTTGAACTTCAGCCATCGGGTCAGGGGGCTTCGGGACATCTGAGCATGGAGAAGAAATCCTTGAGCCCCTCTTCGCAAGATGGCTCTCTCTCACTATCATACAGCCAGGCCAAACAGATCATCTTCAACAGGAACTTCTTGATATTTGTATTCATCAACTTTTGTCAGATATTTCACATGAATTATGGAGCCAACTTCCTGGCCGTTTTTGTCACCCAACTCATTCCAGAGACAGACCTGTCTCAGTTCATCAGGAAAGCTTTGTTTGGTACCACTTTTATCCTTCCTCAG ttCTTAGTCTTATTGCTGAGCATTTTCGTCACACGGTATGGTTATTACCGTATCATCGTCTGGTCATTCTACTTCAAGATCTGTTCAGCAATCTTCATGTTCCTGATAGGAGCGCAGCATACACACATCATGGTTTTCTTCTTTATAATGGACAG GAGCCTTCCTGATGCAATATTCTCATTCTTCAATCTTTGTCTTTCTGACATCATTGACGAGGATCAACTCAGAAACAAGAGATC GAGTCCTTTGTCATCAAGCGTCTTCGGCTACAATGCCCTCTTCACGAAGCCAGCATCCTCCCTAGCCCCTATGATGGTAGTAAACATCCTCAATCGCTATAGTTACCAAGAACTACAGGATGAGAAGCTTTCACTCCAACACACCACCGAGCTCAAAGGAACCATGTTTATACTGGCTTGTTTCATACCAATCATCATCGGGTCACTACAACTCCTTGTCTGGAGAAATTACACCATCCGTAGTAGTCATATTAGTGTTGCCAAGCATGTCGAATAG